tcttttttttactaaaaCGTTACTATTACTTTTTCTCTAAAATGATCTGTTTGTCTGCCATTTCAACGTACTCTCAATTGCTCCACAATCATCGAGTAGACCTACTAtaacttaaaggtgcagtctttGATTGTTGATAACTCAACccctccgtgctcctgaagcaacaggTAATTGGCTCGCTCAAATAGTGTATGACTCAGcctgagccactttgtttcccattttgcTGAGCAAGCACTCTGGATGCACAGCTAGGGACACGATAGGAGAATTTAGCTGAATTCAGCAAAAAGTGTAACAGACTATAATTGTGGACCCTAACCTTTAACGGTCgattacatttacacaaacaaaagcgATCTCTCCCACTGATTGACCCATCCCTGCCCTTTAACCTCTGACCCCTTGACCACTCACCGGCGCATGCAGGGTTGCCCTCGGCGCAGTCGAAGATGCGCTTGATGAGCTCGGGCACGCGGGCATGGTAGCGCTCCACCACGTCCAGCTTGCCCTCCAGCTCGTGGTCCTCGGTGTGCAGGGCGTAGCGCTTCAGGCCCCCGTAGCCACCCAGCTTCTCCCGGGAGAAGCTCCGGATGAACGCGTCCTGGATGAACAGGTTCTCtgagagggggaaggaagagacagagagaaagacaaagagacaaagagagagagagagagagagagtactatAATCAAGTTAATGagcaaaaacacattcaaaggAAGAGAAACTTGGCAGGAACAActcccacgtgtgtgtgtgtgtgtgtgtaagtgagagagagacccaccTTTCTTGCGCTTATCTTCTGGCTGCATGAGCACCCAGATATCCAGAATCCTCTTGAGGCCGAAGTTATCAACACCCTGGGACACACAAGTCCACACAGGtcacttaccacacacacacacacacacacacacacaggtcatttaccacacacacacacaggatatttaccacacacacaggtaatttaccacacacacacacacaggtcatttaccacacacacacaggtaatttaccactcacacacacacacacacacacacacacacacacacataggtaatttaccacacacacacatacacacacaccagagacacacataggtaatttaccacacacacacacacacacacacacacacacacaccagagacacacataggtaatttaccacacacacacacacacacacacacacacacacacacacacacacacaggtaatttaccacacacacacacacacacacacacacacacacacacacacacacacacacaccagagacacacacaggtaatttaccacacacacacacacacacacacacacacacacacacacacaacgacaaggtgtgtgtgtgtgtgtgtgtgtgtgtgtgtgtgtgtgtgtgtgtgtgtgtgtatgtatgtgtttgactcACCCCTACGATGTGCAGTCTGCACTGCGGGTTGGTATCAGTGAGCCTGACAGCTTCGCTGAACACGGACACATTACAGCGGGACAGGATGGCCACTTTACCCTCAGTCTGGCCAGTGCCACACACATTCCctggcagaaacacacacacacacacacacacacacacacacagtgtgaataCTACCGTAATCATAACCAGTAAACAAGTTAGCAAGTCCAGGTTTGAAACCTTCCATTCTCCACCAAGGTGCAGAAACCTTCTAGGAACAGTATTTCTGTGTTAGTACATGTCAATTTGAGCTATGTGTAAGAGTATATatagtattgtgtgtgtctgagagacagagagacagatagagagagagagagagagagagagagagagaaaaagagagacagagagagagagcactaccTTTTTGAAGTGTTCCCACCAGGGTCCTCTTCACTCCTTTACACACATGAAGTATAGTGGCTCCAACAAAAGCGATCTCAGGTCCAAACCGGAaactctaaaacacacaaatcacacacagggatgtatgtgtgtatgtgtacttgtgtgagtacaggtgtacaggtgtgtgtggggacagtgTAGAGTGCGCTGGCTGCTcctctgaaggtgtgtgtgtgtgtgtgtgtgtgtgtgtgtacgtacctgTGTGAGgtagaagaggtgtgtgtggggaacaGTATAGAGTGCATTGACTGCTCCTCTGAAGGTGTAGATCTGCTGGTGAGGGTCGCCCACAAGGATCTTACCACACGACTGGGACAGCATGATGTCCATGATggctgatctcacacacacacacacacacgcgcacacacacacacacacgacagagcAGGACACAATTACACTCAGAGGACCAACAGTAAAGACCAACAGAGTACCAATGTGAATCACCACACTAATGTGACCTCCCCAAGCAGACGGCTAGAGTTGAACCACACTAACGTCTGACTGGGCAATGGTGTTAAGGTGGACAGGATCAGCAGCGGGGTACCTGGAGTGCAGTCCTGGGCCTCATCTATGAAGATGACGTCATACCCTTCCAGGGAAGGCTTCTGTAGCTGCCATAGCTTTAAGTAACCTGGATTACAAACACACCCGTGTAtcaatctcacactcacacacccgtgtatcaatctcacacacacagagagaacatgcTGAGGGTTGATTAAAAACACACCCGTGTAtcaatctcacactcacacacccgtgtatcaatctcacacacacagagagaacatgcTGAGGGTTGATTAAAAACACACCCGTGTAtcaatctcacactcacacacccgtgtgtcaatctcacacacgcataaagaGAACATGCTCAGggttcatgtgtgtatttacgCTTCATatgtacattacacacatacgtacacaaacatgcacacagacacacacacacacacacacacacacccacacagcacaGGGAGCAGGAAGTGAGGGTGCTGCTATGCATACCGTCATGGGTCATATGATGTGCCGTCTCTCTGGTGGGCGTCAGTTCGGCCATCTTGTTCCAGATATTCTGTGCCAAGCTTGCGAACATCTGTAGCCACAAGAAaaggacaaaaacacagaatgaaGACTTCCATCTCTACAACAGTATGAAACGACCTCCCACCAGTTCTAATGGTCAGCCAAATTACCGAACCAAAGTACCTACACCTCTGAACTGGTAAATCTGGCTATACAGCGAGTTCAATTAAtctacatttatttcaaatgcaAATGCGCTCAACTGTAAGCACTGAGGAGGTGGTCAAGGGCAAGGTTGGGTGGACAGGATCTCTTAagtcaggatcaaggttaggaaACGGGTCAAGGGTCACATGGGGGTCACGATGAAGACGTGCCATCTCCTCACCGTTCTCTTCTCTTCGTCGGGGTGCTCCATGACGCCGCGCTGGTTGCGGTACTCAGAGGGCACGTGCTGGCTCATGACGCGCTCGTCCCGCGAGGCACAGAAGTTGTTGACTGTCTGGCTGACCACCTTGGCGTAGACGAAGCCCCCCCAGCCTTTGGGAAGCACCCAGGCCACCGAGAAGGGCTTGAGAGCGGCAGAGAGCTTCTTCAGCTGCTGGTACCTGAAAAGAGAGCaagcacggacacacacacacacacacacacacacacacacacacacacacacacacacacacacacactattagaaAACAGAACACCTTTTCGACAGCCAAATATTTGTATACATGTTATACCTTGTAAAAACATTCTCTTTATAAAAATGCTCAGTTAACCTTTGTCTGACAGTAATGTTTTTTGGTGCCATAGTAACCAGACGTTTTTAAGTATAAAAGGACAAAAGTCCAAACTATACTAATTGATCAATTTGACAGGCAGGTATGCTCCACAGGAACAGAACCCATGGGCATTCTGGGAATGGGAGCCTGACCTCCTTCCCACAGCGCTGAAGGCCATGGAGTGGATGGTCTTGCACTGGACGTTGGATGGGAAGCTGCCCTGGGCGTGTGTTTGCACAGACTTGTTGAAGGCCACGTAGAGAAACCGCATGTGTGGCCGCAGGCGTGCGTACTGCACCAGAGTAGTTGTCTTTCCAGTGCCTGACAGAAAACATATTCCAAGgaatataatacaaaaatatatgaaTACTAAAATAATCATACATAAAATAGAGGGAAGCATATTGTTACACAAAAGTTACACAGTAAAACATTCtccttttttaaataatgacaGTAATGCTATGTCTGATTTGCTAAGTAACTCTTTTTGTTGCCTTTATAGCCAGGCTCATAGCATTATTAAAATCtaaaatatgaaaacataaatATGAATCAGACAATAAATGATAACCATTTATATTGCAGCTAAACAGAGTTTCAGGAAAATGGTCTCCCCAGTTTTGTAATGTGTGTACATCTTTTCTTTCTACTGTGTAAATCACAGTAGGAGTGTTATGTGAGAGCAAGATGGCATGTTTGATTGCTATAAAATGTGACAGTGTTCATTTCAAAACATCTTTGTTTTGAGTGCTTGTGTTATTGGCTTgagcgtgtttgagtgtgagcaTGGCTGTGTACTTATGCAGTTCTGCTCCCTCACCTGCGAAGGCCATGATTTTGACCACATGATTTGGCTGGATGTCATGGCTGAGGATGACCTGCTGCTCGTGGGTCACCCGCACATCCGACACCCTGGAGATACAAGGAAATCACGGTTgatgagtctgtctgtgtgtgagtgtgagtgtgagtgtgagtgtgagtgtgtgtgtgtgtgtgtgagagaaggaagagagagagagaaagaaatatagaAAGTGTAtttgcgtgtacatgtgtgtgtgcatgcatgaataATGTTTCACCTACCCAGGTGAGGTATTTGTGTTAAGAGTGAGCGGTGCATTCTCCAACATCTGCAGCACATAGTAGATATTATAGTGTAACCTGCagcagagagtggagtggaAAGAGATCAGGCCATAATTAACAAACACTTTTACACTGATGTTtgctcctcccacacacattcatgctcacacacacgcacgcacacacacactcatgcacacacacacacagaggcccgcACGCACAGAGGCCCCCCACACATGCCCGcatacaggcacgcacacacacacactgcacacacactcacctgccacAGACGTACTCTCCCTTGTCCTTCATGGCGAGCAGCAGGGTGGCGACGGCCCAGAGGTACTCACTCACGCCCTCTGGTGACAGCAGGCAGTCAGTGCGCCGCAGCAGACGCACCAGCTCCAAcacatcccccaccccctctgccAGCAACAGCATCACTGCCATCACACACCATGGACTCGgcccctaaacacacacgcacacaaacacacatgtacatacatgaaacacacacacacacacacacacacacacacatgaatacaaaaaTGGTCCTTCAAGGGGTCATAGGGCAGCAATTCATCaaatgttcgtgtgtgttttctgtgaatatgtgtgtgtgttctgtgaatatgtgtgagcTGGAAAATTCGTTCGAGCTCCGGTGTGTTATCTGTGAGTATGCGCATGCTGTTACATATATCAGGAGTAATGAATGAAGTACTACATGCAGGAcgttagagaacacacacatcaataatgGTCCATATGGCATAATAGTGCAGATATcaattgtgtttatgtgtgtactcacagttgtgtatgtgtgcgtgtatgtgtgtgtatgtgtgtgcgtgtatgtgtgtgtgcgcgtgtgtttgtgtgtgtgcgtgtgtgtgtgtgtgtgtgcgtgtctactCACCCCAGTGATGCTTGGAACAGCATTCATGACACACTCCAGTCTGGAGGGCGGCTGAGCTGACTTGAGGTACGTGATGCAGGCGAGTGCTTGGGGGTAGAGGCGGTGTGTGCTCACACTCTGCAGCacacactccagatccacacgcTTACTGTGCTTAAAGCCAGACATGTACCTGCAGAACgaacgagaacacacacatgaaatcatACACCCTAGGTTGTGATGTTGAGAGTAGTCATACTTGGCCCACCCAGTTAATTGCttagcattctctctctctctcacacccactcagtcactcacacacacacgtccagtgTGCATGATGCTTGGGCCTGGGACCATGTCAACAGGCCACGCCCCCAACCCCAACCGGCGTAAAATATTCGACGCCATGCTTTACTGCTACGTCAACTTGACTCTCATTCAAAAACGTTCAAATTCTAAATTCATGCTTGTATGAAATCATCTCACATTAATAGCCTTGCCTAAGATAATAATCACTTCTAAACTTTAAGTTAgcaaatgtcaaaatgatgGGGTTTTCCAGTATCACTTTTAAAATCTAAAGTCTGGTGACAATGTCACATGTAGGCGAAGTGATCCAATTAAAACATCGGCCAAGATTATTGGAAGCAGTGCCAAACCATCAATCTGTCTTGAGACACCGTAGagcacaaatatttttgtataagTTTCAAATGTACTTTAATTGGCTAGCTGTTTTTATTTAGCCAGCTGGTAGATAACCACTTAAAGTTACAAATAACCTACTGTAgtggctagccagctagctaacgttaacctGTACAGTGTACATGATAAGGAGCAAACCTATCGACCGCAATGTCCCCACTTGCTCTTTTGATGCCTCAGCATGTCTGTCTTGTTTTAGAAACGTAGCTTGCCTGTATAATgccctctttcccccccctATTTTCTATTTGCTCATAAGACAATTTTGTAAATAAAGGGGTGTGGGCGAATTTACATACGGCCAATTCTCTGGTACGCCCTAATGTAACCTCAGACCAAACAATTTTGCAATATAATAGGGGGACATGTTGTTTAGGCTAAATGTTGTAGTAAAAAGATCAATGAATTGACAGCAAGCATCATGTCTTCAAACCAAATAACGCAACAACAAATATTACACCAAAAAAAGGCCAACATTTATGAGTGAGGATCACTCActctcctgccccccctcctGGGCTGGGCCTGGGGCAACTTCCCCGGTTGCCCCCACCAGATGCCGGGCCTGCCTACACCTAGGCTGCATGCAGATGCCCTGCATAAACGGCCAAAGTAATGACTTTTAGTTGCCCCAGAGCCTACAGTAAGACCAGTGGGTGACCGAGACTTTATACTAACACATCCAGCTACAGTGTGTAAAGAATCTTTTACAtctagtcatttaacagacacttttatctGTTTAAGAAACGTAGTGTCAGTTATGCATTTTCACAGGTATATGTTGTTGCTATAGAAACCAGTCTAACTACAGCAGCAAATCCTCTAGCGTACCGGAACATGTTGACCAGGCTGAGTTCATCTTTAATCAGGTGGTTTTCCCTCAAGATGGCCTCCAGCTCCTTGACTGCTGTTGACTCACGCCGCTGGTAGCGGTAGTACAGCTTCTTCCATGGCACGAACTACAAGCACAGACCGACAAAGATCATTATTACAGAACTGAACAGGACATCAAAAGAAGTATTATTTATAAAGCTGTAGAAGCCGCCTCACGTTTTCATTCACCCATGACATTTGAGTCAAGTTCCCTAACATCATCATTCTATATAATGTTTATAAAGGTTATAATGTGATGGGGGATGTATTGTGATATATGTGAATTTCATTATGACTTTCCCCTGAGTCTAGGACCACCCTTCCGCCCCTGACCTGACATTAATAAtccctccccctcacctttGGGTCAGTGACTATGTTCCTCCAAGTTCTGCAGACGCGCTGGATGGTCCCGTAGAGGTCGGCGGCGGGCAGCAGGCTGAACACCTGCGTCAGCACCTCCCCAGGCAGGTCCTGGAGGCGTCCCTGGGGCTCCAGCAGCCCCTCGCGCACCCCCAGCAGCCCAAACAGCGAGTCAGGGAGAGGCTCGGCGGGGTCTCCCTCGCCATCCAAATCTTCATCCTCCAGTTTGAGCCTCCGGGAGGCCGGGGCGCTGAGAGGCGGCTGTGCCCCCCAGCTGCTGCAGCCGGCGCCTCTGTCCAGATTTGGATTGTCTGTCTTTGAGGGGGTAAGACCCTCGCGCTCAAAGTCATCATCTCCCCAAAACATGTCCTCTGTAATCCCTTCCATGTAGTCCATCTCCTCGTCCTTAATCTCTTCTTTAATCGCCATTTTTAGTTTAACAGGGGTCGTCTCCTCCTCCGATGTCACCTCCTGTTTGATCTTCAAGGGTTTCACCACCTCCTCGGCCCTcccatctttctcctctctgttcgGGGTGACTGATTTCTGGGGGCTGACCCTCACAACACCAGTGACAGGGAAAAACTGGGTGATGTCTTTCTGGTGGCCAGCGCCATCTGGGGCTGGGAAAGCAAATCTCCAAATGAATATCTCCCGACATTTATTATAGTATCTGACACACTACAGTGACGGTGTCTGACACACAAATCCATTGCATAGTAACCAACACAGAGGACAACCATCTTGTCACAACAGAGGAAATGCAAATATGTCATAAAATAGGCTACAATCTCATATTCTAAGAGGAAAACTATAGCCTTTAGAGCTTCTTTGTGGAGGATTTAACCTATCCCAGTGAGTCTTTGATTTACTTATAGTGTTTTTCAGTGCCACTTAATGAAGCCATCAGaggagccaacacacacatgcagcagtccTTTACATCTGAATTAGGCAACGTCCAGCCACAACCATGAAATGGTACAACAGTTCAGGTGCATAGGTAGGCTACATTACTTTGTACTTTGTACAGACAGCAGTCATGTGTATTAAAAGCAGCAGTAAGAACGCGGCGCATTTCATGTTTGGCTGTCTTCCCACATACCTTGTCTTCGTCTCTTAGTGGGGCTTCTGGGGTATAGTCCACGGTTGGGGTCCTTGCTGCTCCGAGGGACCATTATGGGTTCGGTGAGAGGTTGAGCCCCATCTCTACTCTGACCCAAACCAACGCACGCAGATGAGTTCAGATGTCTCCGCTTTGCTTTacctaaatgaaaacaaatcacGTTCACGTACTGAAGTTGGTAACTAGCTATTACGGTGTACCTTTACGACTGCCAGTTTGAATCTCACTGTGAACATCAACCACAATGGGACGAATACGTGTGAGGGACAGCAGGGTTTGAAAAACAATATACCACCTATGCTAATGCTGATTTGCTAAACAGGCTACAGAAGGTTGCTTGATAGTCTGTTCAAGTTTGTCAGTCAGTACGGCTAGCTAGCAAGAGGTTGCAGTAATGTTAGCTAGTTCGCATGATTTGCCACAGGAAACGAAACATAAAACCCCTTTGTGTATATTTTACAGTATGACCTAAAACTTTGGTTTCGTTTTcaacaatgacaaaacaaacaaaagctaaAGTGAAATGTTATAGCGGACATAGTTGGAAGAACATACTTGACATAGTTGGATGAACTTTTACATCTCAAGAGAAGTATTCCATTGGTTACTAAGGTTAATTTCGGAACGCCTTGTGTTTTGACGATTACCTTTATTTGCAGATTCCATGTTTGCATTCTGTCGTTGGCTGTTTGCAGGGTTAACGTTTGATCAGTCGCTCCACAGAATTTGGAATCGTGTGTAGCCCATACTACTCGCTGtcttccctgtgtctgtgtgttgtttgctaGTGACGTAATTTCCTGCGAGTTTGAACTCATGGCGGGGGTCTGTTTGTTGAGGTAGCTAGCTAATGGTGCTGGGGTTGTTGTGTAAACATACAGTTACTGTTATTCTTTGAACTATTAATCAGTAAAATGTTGGCAGTGGtacagaaaatgaaaaagaggaaATATATATTCAGTTATTCTTTAACCATAGAGCAGAGTTGTGGAGAAAATGTTGAAAGTTCCTCATGCCCAGATGGAGTTGATGGCAGGCAGCACTGAGGATCATGTTGATGCCCTAATAAAGTCGCTGTATCAGTGTACACTTTGGGTTTGTTAAAGGGTGTGTAGTGATTTCCTACTCTCAGCTTATTGATTTGATAGTCCTCACTGTGGAAAACCCTCCATTTGAATGAGCTAGTCAAGGTAGAGTTGATAAGTGAAGGGAATCAGATGAGTGTCAGAATCAGATGGGAATGGATCTATCGAGCTTAGTCTATTGCACTTATTTATGTTGAGTGGTAGGctatatacattttacacatgacacacacatggtcacacagaggcacacacacacaaacataatcaggaccatacacaaaaacaaacacagcaaattAACGGTAACATTTTAATAGCACAGTTTTGCATAGTTGCACTAATTGCAAATAAGAAATAAGCTACTTTGTTCACCACATTTAGCTACCGTTGtcaaaatgttaaaaataatcCATTAGATATAGTCGCAGCGGTGATCACTGGGGATTAACAAATGTAAAAGCGTTAAAGCACGTTTGAAGTTTGGACTTTTTGGCGTGAGCAGTTCTTGAGTTCAGTCATAGCGCCCCCTATTGATAAAACTGCACATAATTTGGCATACTTCCAAGGAAAGTCCTGATGTCTACCAAGTTTCACAAAGTTTGGAcatttacatcacaagataGTTGCCATACAGTCAATACAGAACATGCTGTACAATTTAATTGGCTCGTAATTTTGAAAATAATTCAGATGTTAAAATTCTTTTGATTACATTTTTCAACAAATCTTTAGATGATTCACGCCTAATGTTGTGCAAAATATATGAATGGTCTAGGGTGGTTTTGACTAAATACTTTGCTGCTTTAACGTGGTAACTGGACAAGGCTGCCACCGACTGGCATGACTGGTCATCACGGAGGCCTTGGAAGTCAGTATCCACATGCAAAGGATTATGGGTGTTCACAGAGCTGTCTTCTGTTCCATCTGCCTGTACTTCTCCACATATGGCCTCACAGCCTCCCACACCTGCAAAGGTCAAAGTTCTAATGTCAAAAACAGAGGTAGGCCATGATGCCTGACAGCTGATTCTAAGGTCAGATGGTTAACATGAGTAAAACTA
Above is a window of Clupea harengus chromosome 21, Ch_v2.0.2, whole genome shotgun sequence DNA encoding:
- the fbxo18 gene encoding F-box DNA helicase 1, encoding MESANKGKAKRRHLNSSACVGLGQSRDGAQPLTEPIMVPRSSKDPNRGLYPRSPTKRRRQAPDGAGHQKDITQFFPVTGVVRVSPQKSVTPNREEKDGRAEEVVKPLKIKQEVTSEEETTPVKLKMAIKEEIKDEEMDYMEGITEDMFWGDDDFEREGLTPSKTDNPNLDRGAGCSSWGAQPPLSAPASRRLKLEDEDLDGEGDPAEPLPDSLFGLLGVREGLLEPQGRLQDLPGEVLTQVFSLLPAADLYGTIQRVCRTWRNIVTDPKFVPWKKLYYRYQRRESTAVKELEAILRENHLIKDELSLVNMFRYMSGFKHSKRVDLECVLQSVSTHRLYPQALACITYLKSAQPPSRLECVMNAVPSITGGPSPWCVMAVMLLLAEGVGDVLELVRLLRRTDCLLSPEGVSEYLWAVATLLLAMKDKGEYVCGRLHYNIYYVLQMLENAPLTLNTNTSPGVSDVRVTHEQQVILSHDIQPNHVVKIMAFAGTGKTTTLVQYARLRPHMRFLYVAFNKSVQTHAQGSFPSNVQCKTIHSMAFSAVGRRYQQLKKLSAALKPFSVAWVLPKGWGGFVYAKVVSQTVNNFCASRDERVMSQHVPSEYRNQRGVMEHPDEEKRTMFASLAQNIWNKMAELTPTRETAHHMTHDGYLKLWQLQKPSLEGYDVIFIDEAQDCTPAIMDIMLSQSCGKILVGDPHQQIYTFRGAVNALYTVPHTHLFYLTQSFRFGPEIAFVGATILHVCKGVKRTLVGTLQKGNVCGTGQTEGKVAILSRCNVSVFSEAVRLTDTNPQCRLHIVGGVDNFGLKRILDIWVLMQPEDKRKKENLFIQDAFIRSFSREKLGGYGGLKRYALHTEDHELEGKLDVVERYHARVPELIKRIFDCAEGNPACADYILGTVHKAKGLEFDSVMVTDDFMKLSTPRHDPSMMFPGNAPCDEWNLLYVAVTRAKKNLTLSPSICNILTMVGEYFLRSELTSVLQQQSPSLSCCIRNCPNLLPTRCPVAMHKLPVKYGNHAVMQGPVCVQCVQKRLGPMAFLLELQEQLWAQEQGQPEEQLRVPVNVDMLVELL